A part of Flavobacteriaceae bacterium GSB9 genomic DNA contains:
- a CDS encoding bifunctional 3-deoxy-7-phosphoheptulonate synthase/chorismate mutase type II → MENTKEMRAWLDDLKLDHPLVIAGPCSAETEEQVLKIAHELKDTDVNYFRAGIWKPRTRPGNFEGVGALGLKWLQKVKAETGMKVCTEVANAAHVKLALEHDIDMLWIGARSTVSPFIMQEIADALEGTDKPVLIKNPVNPDLSLWLGGIERIYSSGVKNIGAIHRGFSTYEKTKYRNNPEWQLAIEFQNKFPDIPLISDPSHITGKRDMIFDVSQTALDLNYDGLMIETHYDPDNAWSDAAQQVTPSSLVQIMKDLKIRKETDSEAAYNKALENLRAQIDVVDNQIIDLLGKRMKAADGIGELKKKKNVAVLQSKRWNEILGKMVLEGEEHGLSEEFILRMFKAIHQESINHQEKIING, encoded by the coding sequence ATGGAAAACACAAAAGAAATGAGAGCATGGTTGGATGATTTAAAACTGGATCATCCTTTAGTAATTGCAGGGCCATGTAGCGCCGAAACCGAAGAACAGGTTTTAAAAATAGCCCATGAGCTAAAGGATACCGATGTAAACTATTTTAGAGCGGGTATCTGGAAACCCAGAACACGCCCGGGAAATTTTGAAGGCGTTGGTGCTTTAGGATTAAAATGGTTACAAAAGGTAAAAGCCGAAACTGGTATGAAGGTGTGTACCGAGGTAGCTAATGCAGCACACGTAAAATTGGCTTTAGAACATGATATTGATATGTTGTGGATCGGGGCGCGTTCAACAGTAAGCCCGTTCATTATGCAAGAAATTGCAGATGCATTGGAAGGTACCGATAAACCAGTTTTGATTAAAAATCCAGTAAACCCAGATTTATCATTGTGGTTGGGTGGTATTGAAAGAATTTATTCTTCTGGAGTTAAAAATATTGGAGCCATCCACAGAGGGTTTTCAACATACGAAAAAACAAAATACAGAAACAACCCAGAATGGCAATTGGCTATTGAGTTTCAAAATAAATTTCCAGATATTCCTTTAATTAGTGATCCTTCACATATTACAGGGAAGCGCGATATGATTTTTGATGTGTCGCAAACGGCTTTAGACTTGAACTACGACGGGTTAATGATTGAAACACATTACGATCCAGATAACGCTTGGAGTGATGCTGCGCAGCAAGTAACACCATCTAGTTTGGTACAAATCATGAAAGATTTAAAAATTAGAAAAGAAACAGATTCTGAAGCCGCTTACAATAAAGCATTAGAAAACCTAAGAGCGCAAATTGATGTGGTTGATAACCAAATTATCGATTTGTTAGGAAAGCGAATGAAAGCAGCTGATGGTATTGGCGAATTGAAAAAGAAGAAAAACGTTGCTGTTTTACAATCTAAACGTTGGAATGAGATTTTAGGTAAAATGGTATTGGAAGGAGAAGAGCACGGTTTAAGTGAAGAGTTCATTTTAAGAATGTTCAAAGCCATTCACCAAGAGTCGATTAATCATCAAGAAAAGATTATTAACGGTTAG
- a CDS encoding prephenate dehydrogenase: MKNIYAIGVGLIGGSLAIDIKKNDPSVVIHGVSRKQTTLDKALELSIIDKKATLDDIENADLVIVSIPVDATVKLLPTILDKIPDTALVVDAGSTKVDICRAVENHPKRRNFLAMHPIAGTEHSGPSAAMEGLFVGKTNIVCEVEKTTFKLQEKALKLFADIGMRIRYMNPEAHDKHIAYVSHLSHISSFMLGKTVIEKEKNERDIFDMAGSGFASTVRLAKSSPEMWTPIFEQNKTNVIETLEEYISNLSHFKDMMKQNDFDGIFNEMKNTNHIKDILKGIS; encoded by the coding sequence ATGAAAAATATATACGCCATAGGAGTTGGATTAATTGGAGGTAGCTTGGCTATTGACATCAAAAAGAATGACCCTAGTGTGGTTATTCATGGCGTTAGTAGAAAGCAAACCACACTCGATAAGGCTTTGGAGCTCAGTATAATAGATAAAAAAGCTACGTTAGATGATATAGAAAATGCCGATTTGGTAATCGTATCCATCCCCGTTGATGCCACGGTTAAACTGTTGCCTACTATATTAGATAAAATACCCGATACCGCTTTAGTTGTTGATGCCGGTTCTACAAAAGTAGATATTTGTAGAGCAGTTGAAAACCACCCCAAGCGAAGAAACTTTTTGGCTATGCATCCTATTGCAGGAACAGAACATTCGGGGCCAAGTGCTGCTATGGAAGGTTTGTTTGTGGGCAAAACCAATATTGTCTGTGAGGTGGAAAAAACAACCTTCAAACTGCAAGAAAAAGCCTTGAAGTTGTTTGCCGATATAGGTATGCGTATTCGATATATGAATCCCGAGGCACACGATAAGCATATTGCCTATGTGTCGCATTTATCGCATATCAGTTCGTTTATGTTGGGTAAAACGGTTATTGAAAAAGAAAAAAATGAGCGTGATATTTTTGACATGGCAGGCAGTGGATTTGCATCAACGGTGCGTTTGGCAAAAAGTTCGCCAGAAATGTGGACACCCATTTTCGAACAAAATAAAACCAATGTTATTGAAACACTTGAAGAATACATCTCAAACTTGTCTCACTTTAAAGACATGATGAAACAGAATGATTTTGACGGTATTTTCAATGAAATGAAAAACACCAATCACATAAAAGATATTTTAAAAGGAATTAGTTAA
- a CDS encoding aminotransferase class I/II-fold pyridoxal phosphate-dependent enzyme, producing the protein MIEVAKRLQTVEEYYFSKKLREVNLLIANGKPVINLGIGSPDMQPPKKVIDAILESFNNPGAHKYQSYQGLPELREAMAKFYKSNFSVNLSPSSEILPLMGSKEGIMHISMAYLNEGDEVLIPNPGYPTYQSVTKLVGAKGVLYELDEANNWLPDFEAIEKQDLSKVKLMWVNYPHMPTGANATKSLFEALVAFGKRNNILIVNDNPYSFILNDAPKSLLSVDGAKEVCLELNSLSKTFNMAGWRVGMVVGDSVHISNILKVKSNMDSGMFYGIQKGAIEALKCSSMWFATLNNVYQERRQLVWKLAEALNCTCDKNASGLFVWAKLPSHLKAEAFIDKVLKENHIFITPGTIFGTQGEGYIRFSLCAPTEVLEEAIERLQ; encoded by the coding sequence ATGATAGAGGTAGCAAAAAGGTTACAAACCGTTGAAGAATATTACTTTTCAAAAAAATTAAGAGAAGTAAACTTGTTGATAGCCAACGGCAAGCCCGTAATTAATTTGGGTATTGGGAGCCCAGATATGCAGCCTCCAAAGAAGGTTATAGATGCTATTTTGGAAAGTTTCAATAATCCAGGGGCCCATAAATACCAAAGCTATCAAGGCTTGCCAGAATTGCGAGAGGCGATGGCTAAGTTTTATAAATCGAATTTTTCGGTAAACTTAAGTCCCAGCTCCGAGATTTTACCATTAATGGGAAGTAAGGAAGGCATTATGCACATTTCTATGGCCTATTTAAACGAGGGCGACGAGGTGTTGATTCCAAATCCAGGGTACCCAACTTACCAATCGGTTACCAAATTGGTTGGTGCTAAAGGGGTGCTTTACGAACTGGATGAAGCCAATAATTGGCTACCCGATTTTGAGGCCATTGAAAAACAAGATTTGAGCAAGGTAAAATTGATGTGGGTAAACTATCCGCACATGCCAACAGGAGCCAATGCAACAAAATCGTTGTTTGAAGCTTTGGTAGCTTTCGGGAAGCGAAACAATATTTTAATTGTAAACGATAATCCGTACAGTTTCATTTTAAACGATGCTCCAAAAAGTTTATTGAGCGTTGATGGTGCTAAAGAGGTTTGTTTAGAGCTTAATTCGCTAAGTAAAACCTTTAACATGGCGGGCTGGCGTGTAGGTATGGTCGTTGGCGATAGCGTTCATATTTCAAATATTTTAAAAGTGAAAAGTAATATGGATTCTGGTATGTTTTACGGTATCCAAAAAGGGGCTATCGAGGCTTTAAAATGCTCAAGTATGTGGTTTGCTACATTGAATAATGTGTATCAGGAGAGGCGGCAATTAGTGTGGAAATTAGCTGAAGCACTAAACTGTACATGCGATAAAAATGCATCCGGATTGTTTGTATGGGCAAAATTGCCTTCCCATTTAAAGGCCGAAGCGTTTATCGATAAGGTGTTGAAGGAGAATCACATTTTTATCACTCCGGGAACCATTTTTGGAACCCAAGGAGAAGGTTATATTAGGTTTTCGCTTTGTGCACCAACCGAAGTTTTAGAAGAAGCCATAGAAAGATTGCAATAA
- a CDS encoding prephenate dehydratase: MIKTVAIQGIKGSFHHIVSQQFFENPVDCIDCLTFDRVVDALITKECDAAIMALENSIAGSIIPNYALIDKYKLHIVGEHYLDIQHNLMVWPGQKIEDIKEVYSHPMALLQCKEFFKQYPHIKLVEDKDTAEVAERIRNQELKGIGAIASTTAAEIFQLDVLAHSIQTIKHNETRFVIVKRVNSEVPESEINKASVKFEANHKRGSLATILNVMSDCRLNLTKIQSLPIVEKPWKYAFFVDVTFETYDDFKKAKSLIDIMADGFKILGEYKNAKL; the protein is encoded by the coding sequence GTGATTAAAACGGTGGCCATACAAGGAATCAAGGGGTCTTTTCATCATATTGTGTCGCAGCAATTTTTTGAAAATCCTGTAGACTGTATCGATTGCTTAACTTTCGATAGGGTGGTCGATGCGCTTATCACCAAAGAGTGTGATGCGGCTATTATGGCTCTCGAAAACTCTATCGCAGGTTCTATTATTCCAAACTATGCTTTAATTGATAAGTATAAGTTACATATTGTTGGCGAGCATTATTTGGATATTCAGCACAATTTAATGGTGTGGCCCGGTCAAAAGATTGAAGACATTAAAGAAGTATACTCGCACCCCATGGCCTTGTTGCAGTGTAAAGAGTTTTTTAAACAATATCCGCACATAAAATTGGTTGAAGATAAAGATACGGCCGAAGTTGCCGAGCGCATCCGAAACCAAGAATTAAAAGGGATAGGAGCCATTGCCAGTACGACGGCCGCCGAGATTTTTCAGTTGGATGTTTTGGCCCATAGCATACAAACCATAAAACACAACGAAACGCGTTTTGTTATTGTAAAGCGTGTTAATTCTGAAGTTCCAGAAAGTGAAATTAACAAGGCTTCGGTTAAGTTTGAAGCCAACCACAAACGCGGCAGTTTGGCAACTATATTAAACGTAATGAGTGATTGCAGGTTAAACTTAACAAAAATACAATCATTGCCCATTGTTGAAAAGCCATGGAAATATGCCTTTTTTGTTGATGTAACGTTCGAAACTTACGACGATTTTAAAAAAGCAAAATCGTTAATAGATATAATGGCTGATGGCTTTAAAATTTTAGGGGAATATAAAAATGCCAAGTTATGA
- the gldA gene encoding gliding motility-associated ABC transporter ATP-binding subunit GldA: MSIEVQGVSKTYGNQKALNNVSFKVKKPEIVGFLGPNGAGKSTMMKILTTYLNADDGDTQVNSYNVNNNAKQVQQSVGYLPEHNPLYLDLYIKEYLAFNASIYGVDKKRIKEVIELTGLTPEAHKKIGQLSKGYRQRVGLANALLHDPEVLILDEPTTGLDPNQLIDIRNLIKSIGQKKTVFLSTHIMQEVEAMCDRVIIINKGEIVADKKLKDLRDEKEQVVIVEFDYRVEDAFLLKLPKVKSVANTHGFIYEITFKTSEDMRSHVFDFAHDNQLKILQLNQKNASLESLFKDLTSN; encoded by the coding sequence ATGTCTATTGAAGTTCAAGGTGTTTCTAAAACTTATGGTAATCAAAAAGCGTTAAACAACGTGTCTTTTAAGGTTAAAAAACCGGAAATTGTTGGTTTTTTGGGCCCTAACGGTGCTGGAAAATCGACTATGATGAAAATTTTGACCACTTACCTAAATGCTGATGACGGAGATACACAAGTAAATAGTTACAATGTTAACAATAATGCCAAGCAAGTGCAGCAAAGTGTTGGTTACCTTCCAGAACACAATCCGCTATACTTAGATTTATACATTAAAGAATATTTGGCATTTAATGCCAGTATATATGGTGTTGACAAAAAGCGCATCAAAGAAGTGATTGAACTTACTGGGTTAACGCCCGAAGCGCATAAAAAAATTGGGCAACTCTCTAAAGGGTATCGCCAACGTGTTGGATTGGCCAATGCGCTTTTGCACGACCCCGAAGTTTTAATTTTAGACGAGCCCACAACAGGTTTAGACCCCAATCAGCTTATTGACATAAGAAACCTGATAAAATCCATAGGACAAAAAAAAACCGTTTTTCTCTCCACACACATTATGCAGGAAGTTGAAGCGATGTGCGACCGTGTTATCATCATCAACAAAGGTGAAATTGTGGCCGATAAAAAACTAAAAGATTTGCGGGATGAAAAAGAACAAGTAGTTATTGTAGAATTTGATTACCGCGTGGAAGATGCCTTTTTGCTAAAGCTGCCTAAAGTAAAAAGCGTTGCCAATACACATGGGTTTATTTACGAAATAACTTTTAAAACATCTGAAGACATGCGCTCCCATGTTTTCGATTTTGCTCATGACAACCAGTTGAAGATACTTCAGCTCAATCAAAAAAACGCAAGTCTGGAGTCGCTTTTCAAAGATTTAACATCCAATTAA